The window TAAGGCTTTTTATATCACTTATATGCATTTATGCAACCTTGTTTCTGCAGATTTGCTTTCTTGACAAGCACACATGAATTCTATATAATGGAAATATCTGAAAAAGGCAAGGGGGAACATCATCATGAAAAAAATTCTTATTTTCATAACAGCGCTTGTAATGATCTTAACGGCATTCTCCGGCTGTACGCAAAAAACGCAATCTTCAATTCCCGGCACATCCATTACACCGCAATCCCAAGTCTCGGTTGTGAGCGAGGTCTCATCAACGCCTGAATCCGTCGCCAGCGAGCCGGCGGAAACCTCCTCGGTTCCGGTTTCATCCGAACCCGCCTCCGCTGCAACATCGTCCGCACAGACCTCTTCAGAAACCTCTTCGGCGGTATCTTCACAGCCCGCAACGACAACCGGTTCTACCGATCTGTTCACTTATGAAATCACCGATTCCGTTATTACAATCACAAAATACAAAGGTGCTTTGACCGACGTCATCGTGCCCGCTGTAATCGATTCCAAGACCGTCGGCGCCATCGGCGCGAGTGCGTTTGCCGGAACCGGCGTGGTCTCGGTATCAATTGAAAGCGGCATCGCCTCCGTGGGGGAAAAAGCATTCTCGAACTGCACCGCGCTTGAATTCATCTCCGTTCCCGCTTCCGTAACTTCCATTGCCGCTGATGCTTTTGAGGGCAGCGCCAACGCCCGCATCGCCGCGCCGAGCGGTTCTGCGGGAGCTAATCTTGCCGCAACTTTAAGCATCGCAGCCACTTATCCCTATGAGATTGACAACGGCATCTATCAGTTTGAGGTCTATGACAGCTACGCCGTCATTTTGGCCTGTAAATCGACAGAAGCCGAAATTACCGTACCGACTACACTCTATGGCAAAACCGTGACCGTAATCAATTCCGAGGCCTTTAAAAATCTGACCTCGCTGACCAAAGTCACACTCCCCGAGAATCTCACCGCGCTTTTGAGCCATGCTTTTATCGGCTGCACCGCGCTCCAGACAGTGGTATTCCCGGCCGGTGTGA is drawn from Oscillospiraceae bacterium and contains these coding sequences:
- a CDS encoding leucine-rich repeat protein, coding for MKKILIFITALVMILTAFSGCTQKTQSSIPGTSITPQSQVSVVSEVSSTPESVASEPAETSSVPVSSEPASAATSSAQTSSETSSAVSSQPATTTGSTDLFTYEITDSVITITKYKGALTDVIVPAVIDSKTVGAIGASAFAGTGVVSVSIESGIASVGEKAFSNCTALEFISVPASVTSIAADAFEGSANARIAAPSGSAGANLAATLSIAATYPYEIDNGIYQFEVYDSYAVILACKSTEAEITVPTTLYGKTVTVINSEAFKNLTSLTKVTLPENLTALLSHAFIGCTALQTVVFPAGVITIGEDAFDNCPNVKIEAPADSYAEEYSLRYLPATFVRNASADGFNYAVYTNQVKITAYIGTATAVTVPTRLENLPVTAIETKAFINNMNVTSIAMSDKIYAIGSEAFSGCTALTSIHLSNALCEIPDKLFYNCTSLATVNIPSKLTDIGDSAFYRCAITSVALPSTVKTIGDSAFYECSKLTTVSISEGLINIGNYAFSSCSVLTSIILPRSLQYLGTNAFSGCTVIHIYAYTGSAAASMLTAMSIPFTALA